The DNA region GGATGACACGGTTGCTATCAGATGGCTGGCATGAAAACTCGGATGTTTCAATTTTTATGTTTGTCGGACAAAGGTTGCTGGAAGGAATTTTGAATTGGACGCAAGTGTTTTATGAAACTAAACCGCTTATAGTTCAGTTTCTTTTTGCGTTTCCGGCTCTCTTCAACAGTTACAATGTCTGGTATTTGATGAGCATGGGATTCTGCCTGATTGGGGCGTATTCCGTTTATGCCATAATGCGGGATATGTTTTCGGAGGCGAGGGGATTTTCGCGAAATACGAGTCGGTACGCCGGGATTTATGGCGGTGTTTTCACGCTGTATCTTTTTTCGGTTGCGTATTGGCCCCATCACATAAACGCGTCGGCTGTGTCCATGGCTTTAATCGCGGCGGTTTTAACAAAACGGTATTTAACAACAGCGCATTCCGGTGAAAAACGGAAGACGGCTATATTGTTTCTGGCTTGTTTTTGCGCGAGTGTGGCGGTCGGGCTTCGTCCGTATTTGCTGGTGTTTGTCGGTTTAATTCCCTTGTGGATTTCAATATCGGCTCAACTCAACGGTGAAAACGGCAGGATAAAATACCGTTCAACCGTCTGGTTTGCCTTTGTTTGGAACGCATGCGTCGGGCTGTTTGCGCTGTCCGTTAATGTTTTGCCCTATATTGTTACCGGGGAATGGGCTTCATTTACCGCCGGAATTGAAATGATGGATCAAAGGATTGCTCTCTACGGTTGGGAGTGGATTTTGAGTGAGTTGACCGTTGTGTATAACAAGTTGGGACTGTTTTCCACTTTGCTGTTTTTCTCGTGGGCGGCTTTTCTCATTCTCTTTCTGACGGGGGCGGCGAACCGTTTATACAACAGGGCGGTCGCCTTTGATTTGCTGATGCTGACGGCGATAATGCCGTTTTCCATTCTTGGGATGACATTTGCGAAGAATTTCTGGAATCATTACACGCATTTTTTTGCGCCGTCTATCGGCATCGGAGCGGCGTCTCTTTTCGTTTTGCTGGACGGCAAACGGACTTTCCGCTTTCTGTTCCGTTACAAAGCAATTGCCGTTATTCCGGCGTTGTTTTTTGTGTTCCCTCAGCTCACAGAATTGCGGACAAAATTTCATGATCATTATATGGTTCCAACGGTTCAAAACCTTATCGCGTTGCTTGACAGGCACAACTTGGACAAAAGCGATTTTCTCGCTCCATACAATCAGTATGTCCATGTCAGGTTAAATCAAGACAGGCATGGGTTTCAGAATGCCGCGCTTTCCACAGATATTACCGTTCGCGGGTGGTGGCAGGAAGTGAATATACCTCCGCATTTTCGTATTCCGACAGACTCTCGGGAATATTGCAAAATGCTGGATGAACGAGGCCCCAAAATGCTCGTGTTTTTCAAGTATATGGAGTACTTGGGGTATTTTGAGTATTTGAGGCAGGAAATATCTTCGCGCCATCTCGCAAACTGCAATTTCCGCAACTATGACCGTTATGACCTCAGCGACAGAGCCCGGTTTCCCTCTGATGTGGCGTATTATTTCATCAGACGGCATGGATTATAGGCGGTGGAAGGTTTGCTATCTCCATTGTCCGCATGTTGAGAATCTATACTTGTTAGATTCCGGCATAGTGGAAAGAGAAAGGAAAAAAGATGGGTAAAATAGAAAAGAGGAAGTCTGGCGAGCGAATCGTGCCACATGCATACCCTCCTGCGCAAACTGATAAGGCGGATTTGGATGTCGGCCATGGCATGCTGGAAGGTATCCTCTTACACCTGAAAACCAAGCCGCCGCTTGCTGTTTTCCTTTTTATTACCATCCTTTCCATGGGGTTGGTTCTGTTGTTTCACAGTCTGGCTCAGAAGCACTTCTATTTTATATACAAGATGCAGTTTGGATATGATTACGGAATAATTTACCGGGCTTCAGGGGAAATTCTTACGGGAATCAATCCGTATGACACCCTACAACAAAAATACGCTCCTTATCCTTTTCCTCCCATACCGGCTATATTGAACATACCGCTCACCTATATTTCTCATTCATTGGCAAGTGTGTTCATATCATTACTGACCTTTGTGTCTGTTGTAGCGTCTATATTTCTCATGCACAGGGTATTTACCCTCTCTATTAATCGGGTTGAAAACAAGGCAATGTTGTTGCTCATCGTACTGATTCCAATGTTTAGTTTCCCGTTCCATTTCCTTTTTGACAGGGGGAATTTAGACGGTTTTGTTATTTTGCTTACAAGTCTTGGAGTGTATTTTCTGACAAAGGAATCCAAACGCCAGGAAATTCTTGCGGGTTTATTTCTGGCGGTTGCCATTTCATTCAAGGTTTACCCCATCCTTATGGTTCTGCCGCTTGTTGCCATGCGCCGCTGGCGGAACCTTGTTTCCCTTGGCGGCTTTTTAATTTGCTTGATACTCATTGCCCCCAACTTGTGGATGGAGTGGTTTGAATGGACCACATCGACCAGAGTTTCAATGTTCAAAACCGGTGCAAACAGCAGCATGGCCAATACATTGTTTCATTTCGGAGAGCTATTTGGCTTGGGGTGGCCACTCAAGGCGGTTGCCATGCCGCTGTGGGGACTGTTGCTGTTTGCAATGTTCTGTTTTGATGCGGTAAAAATGCCGAAGTCTACTGTGAGAAAAGAGTCTGTTTTTGCAGGGCTCCTGTTTTACATACCGTTTATGGTGGCCGTGCCGGAACTGGCATATCACTATTCGCTGGTATGCGTTCTGGTTTTGTTGCCTGTCCTTTCCTATCTGTGGACAAATGCCACCCGCAAGGAGAGAAAAATTCTCTTGTTTATCACTGTGGGTTTGATAATGAACCAGTTTCAGGCATTCGCCTTTGAGCAACTACTTTCCGGTATGTCGCTTCCGCGCTGGATAACAGGCAGTTGCGCGGAACGTTTTTCGGGTGTTTGCTTTCCGCAATGGATACCCGGACTCGGCCTTTTTATTGTGATGACCGGTTGCGTGATATACAAATTACGGTATTTGTATAAACCGGTGACTGCGGACGGTTCCACAAAAGAGACATGATTATGAGAGGCATTTGTGGGTAAGAAACAAAAGACAGTCAGGCGTCAGCATCGTCAAATCAAAACTAAATCGTCCGGTGTGCAAATCGGCGCCATTCTCCCCGCATTAATAATCATTCTTGCGGTGCTGTGGGATTGGGCGATGCGGCTGAGTTCAGATGGCTGGCATGGAAATCCGGATATTTCCACTTTTATGTTTCTGGGGCAACATCTGACCGAAGGGGTAATGATATGGACACAGCAGTTGTTTGATGACAAACTGCTCGTAATCCAGTTGCTTTTTTCCCTTCCGGCCCTGTTGGGAAGTTACAAGGTCTGGTATTTGATGAGCATGGGTGCCTGTTTGGCAGGGGCATACTCCGTCTATGTCATTGTGCGCGATGTTTTTTCGCCGACGAGAGGGTTTCCCGGGCAACTGGGGTTTTATGCGGGGCTGTATGGAGGTGTGTTCACGCTGTATCTATCCTCAGTACCTGCACATGAACCCCATCACATCAACACGCTGACGGTGTCTATGGCTTTAGTGGCGGCGGTTTTGATGAAGCGTAGTGTGGGGCGGTCCGGTGTAGACCCAGGGACGGCGGTGTTTTTGGTAGCTTGCTTCTGCGCGAGTTTAGCAGTTGGACTTCGTCCCTATCTGTTTGCTTTCATTGGCTTGATTCCTCTATGGGTATCAATGGCGGCACAGATTGACAATGGGGATGGCAGGATAGATTACCGTTCAGTCGCCAAACTGTTTCTTTTGTGGAACACATGTGTGGGCTTGTTTTTGCTGTGCGTCAATGTTTTGCCTTATGTCATCACCGGGGAATTAGGTTCGTTCATTGCCGGAATTGAGGTAATGAGGGAGAAGGTTTTCCCTGAGGGTATGGAATGGATTTGGAAGTGGATGATTGTTATCTATAAAAGAATGGGGCTGTTTTCCACCTTGCTGTTTTTCTCGTGGACGGTTTTTGTCGTCCTCTTCCTTATAGGGCTGGCGGGTCGTTTCTATAAAAAGAAGGCGGCCTCCTTTGAGTTGCTGACATTGGCGATAATAGCGCCGTTTTCCATTTTTGCGGTGATTGTCACAAGGCATTTCTGGCCTCATTACGCTCAATTCCTTCTTCCGTTTATCGGCATTGGGGCGATGTCTCTTTTTGCTTTGGTTTATGACAAACATTATCTCCGTTTCTTGTTTCGTTATAAAGTAATCGCTGTTATTCCCGCATTGTTGTTTATGTCTCCCGCAGTAACGGAATTGTGGACGAAACCCAGACACCACTATATGGTGCCGACGGTTCAAAACCTGAGCGCATTGCTTGACCAGCATGGCTTGGAGAAGGGTGATTTCCTTGCGCCCTACAACGATTATGTGCATGTCAAGTTGAATCAGCACAAGCACAGGTTTCCAAGTGTTGCAGTTTCAGTGAGTATCACCATTAAAGGATTGCTACATAAAGCCAAATTCCCCGACAAATTCGGCCTGCCGAGGAACTCTTTGGAATACTGTCAAATGCTGGATTCAAGCGGTCCCAAACTGATAGTGTTTTTCAAGGATACGACATTCATTGGTTACAGTATGCCACCAACCCATCTTGCTTACTGCAATTTGCGCCATTATGACCGTTACGACCTCAGCGACAAAGCGCGTTTCCCGTCTGATATAGCGTATTATTTCATCAGGCGGTAGGACCTGCATGGACATGACCGGATTAATAGGCGGTGGAAGGTTTGCCATCTCCGTTGTCTGAGTGTTGAGAAGTTATACTTGTTAGATTCAGGTATAGTGGAAAGAGAAAGTAAAAAAGATGGGTAAAAAGAAAAAGAGGAATTTCGCTGGACGAAAGACGCCGCGCCAATCCGTGCCCCCTGCCGAGAGTCCGCAACAAGTAGAGAAATATCCGCCGGGGCAGCCCGCGCCGCCTTCAGATACGGATGTGAATTCGGGGTTTGCTTCGTGTCTGACGCAGACATGGAATCAAATAAAGAGGGGCAACTTGGTTCACATCACTTTGGCCTATCTGGCCCTGCCCATGCTCATTTTCCTGTTCGGCTGGCTGAAACTTATCTACGCCCTGCCTTTGTCCGCCCTGCTGGTTTTTCTTCTGGTTCAATGGGGCGGTGAAATCAAGGCGAATGTCAGGCCGAACCGCAAGGCGCTGGTGATTTGCGGTATTGTCGCCCTCCTGTGGACTGCCACCAGCGGCGCGGGCGGGTTTGGCTATCAGAACTGGGACTATGAAAAACACAACGCCATATTCAAGATGCTGATTTTTTCCGAGTGGCCCGCTCTGTTTGATGCCGACAGGACTCTGGTTTATACCATCGGCTACCATCTGCCCGCCGCCGCTTTTGGCAAGGTTTTCGGCTGGGCGGCGGCGAATGTCGCCCTGTTCACATGGACACTGGCGGGGGCATATCTGACTCTGCTCTGGTTTGTCCGCTTTGTGCGGGGGGGGTGAAGTTGCTGGCCCCGCTGTTTGTCATTCTCAGCGGCATGGACATTATTATTTGGCATATCTATCACCCTCAATCTCCGCCGCTTGGACAGCACATAGAGTTTGCGGCGGGAATGCAGTATTTTCAGTTTTCAAGCATGTCAACCCTGCTTTACTGGGTGCCGCAACATGGGCTTCCCGGCTGGCTGGGCGCGGCGCTTTTTATGCAGATGAAGGATGAAGCCGGATTCTACAGGCACAGCATGTTGCTTGGCGCCTGTATATTCCTCTGGTCTTTCTTTTCGGCATTGGGCCTCGCGTTGTTAATTATTGTATGGTTTGCGCTCATGCCGCAGTATATTCGCACGGCGGTTCTGCCGCCCTCCGCGCTGTTGCAACAGGCCGGCAGCGCTTTGCTGTTGCTGACCGTGTTCCTTTACATCTCCTCCAATAATCTTTCAATGGGATATGAGTTTTTTGCCGGGACGCTTACCGAGACGGGGCAGTGGCCGCGTTATGCCGCCTTTCTGGCGTTTGAATTTGCTTTGGTCGGCGTCTGTGCACTACTGCTAATTCCGCGTGGACGGAGAGGGTTGCTTGTAGCGCTGTTGATTATTCTCGCAATCCTGCCCTTGTATAAGGTCGGAATTCTTAATGACATAGCAATGCGGACATCCATACCCGTTTTGTTTGTGTTCTGGTGTGTGGTTTTGGACAGTTTGTCCAACAGCCGGGGCAACCGTTTTACCGCCGGAACTTTGAAGGGCTTGATTATGTTTGCCATTCTTGTAGGCGCGGTTACTCCCGGTATGGAGATATATAGGTCCTTGGCCAACTACAGGATTTCGCTTCCCCGCCTTGAGAATGTGAAGGATGTGGACAAGGTTTGGATCTCCCGCCTTACCGCGCTTTATATTGGTCATCGGCAAAGTTTCTTTTTCCGCAATCTCGCGCAGGACACAACCGGCAAAATTGGCATAAGGGATGAGAAATGACAGGCAACCGTTTTTTCAATATCTCCCGCAGAGGTTAACTTGAGCGCATTCAGAGTTCACATCTACCTCAGCGACAAGGCGCGTTTCCCGTCTGATATAGCGTATTATTTCATCAGGCGGTAATTCCGCCTTCATTGCCGTTCTGCACAACCACCGCGCTGCGGGTAATAATCTCCCGAAACGCCGGGCCGGTTTTTGCCCAGTCCACCACATCAACTTTGAATAC from Candidatus Dadabacteria bacterium includes:
- a CDS encoding glycosyltransferase family 87 protein gives rise to the protein MGKIEKRKSGERIVPHAYPPAQTDKADLDVGHGMLEGILLHLKTKPPLAVFLFITILSMGLVLLFHSLAQKHFYFIYKMQFGYDYGIIYRASGEILTGINPYDTLQQKYAPYPFPPIPAILNIPLTYISHSLASVFISLLTFVSVVASIFLMHRVFTLSINRVENKAMLLLIVLIPMFSFPFHFLFDRGNLDGFVILLTSLGVYFLTKESKRQEILAGLFLAVAISFKVYPILMVLPLVAMRRWRNLVSLGGFLICLILIAPNLWMEWFEWTTSTRVSMFKTGANSSMANTLFHFGELFGLGWPLKAVAMPLWGLLLFAMFCFDAVKMPKSTVRKESVFAGLLFYIPFMVAVPELAYHYSLVCVLVLLPVLSYLWTNATRKERKILLFITVGLIMNQFQAFAFEQLLSGMSLPRWITGSCAERFSGVCFPQWIPGLGLFIVMTGCVIYKLRYLYKPVTADGSTKET